The following are encoded in a window of Leptospira selangorensis genomic DNA:
- a CDS encoding citrate synthase — translation MANTAILKIDGKEYELPIITGTENEKAIDISKLRQQTGYITLDNGYLNTGACTSAVTFLDGELGILRYRGIPIEQLAEKSSFTEVAYLLIYGRLPSDTELQEWDKELTMHTLIHEDLKRLYNGFPKDGHPMAIMSTMIGSLSTYYQDSYDPENPDHRHISMVRLLAKFPTIASFAYKKSLGQPTVHPMNHLDYCSNFLNMMFSVPSEEYYIDPEIVKALNLLLILHADHEQNCSTSTVRLVGSSLANLYGAISAGICALWGPRHGGANQEVLEMLLEIKASGLPVKKIVEKAKDKNDAFRLSGFGHRVYKNFDPRAKIIKKACDAVLSRLGVNDPLLDIAKELEEAALKDSYFVERKLYPNVDFYSGIIYRALGIPVNMFTVMFAMGRLPGWIAQWKEMIESPDMKIGRPRQIYTGATDTSYDSAKKK, via the coding sequence ATGGCAAACACCGCAATCTTAAAAATCGACGGTAAAGAATATGAACTACCCATCATTACGGGAACTGAAAACGAAAAGGCCATAGATATCTCCAAACTCAGACAACAAACAGGATACATTACATTAGATAACGGTTATTTAAACACCGGAGCCTGCACTAGTGCAGTTACATTCCTGGATGGTGAGTTAGGAATTTTAAGATACCGTGGGATCCCGATCGAACAGTTAGCCGAAAAATCTAGCTTCACCGAAGTAGCTTATCTTTTGATCTACGGCCGTCTTCCTTCCGACACGGAGCTGCAAGAATGGGACAAAGAGTTAACCATGCACACTTTGATCCACGAAGATTTAAAACGTCTTTATAATGGATTCCCGAAAGATGGTCACCCGATGGCGATCATGTCCACAATGATCGGTTCACTTTCTACGTATTACCAAGATTCTTATGACCCGGAAAATCCAGATCATAGACATATCTCCATGGTTCGTCTTTTAGCGAAGTTCCCTACAATCGCTTCATTCGCTTACAAAAAATCATTGGGCCAACCTACAGTTCACCCGATGAACCACCTGGATTATTGTAGCAACTTCTTAAACATGATGTTCTCGGTTCCAAGCGAAGAATATTATATCGATCCTGAGATCGTAAAAGCTCTGAACCTTCTATTGATCCTTCACGCTGACCACGAACAAAACTGTTCCACTTCTACTGTTCGTTTAGTCGGTTCTTCTCTTGCAAACTTGTATGGAGCAATCTCCGCAGGTATCTGTGCTCTTTGGGGACCTCGTCACGGTGGAGCAAACCAAGAAGTATTAGAAATGCTTTTAGAGATCAAAGCTTCCGGTCTTCCTGTGAAAAAGATCGTAGAAAAAGCAAAAGATAAGAATGATGCATTCCGTCTTTCCGGATTCGGACACAGGGTTTATAAAAACTTCGACCCTCGTGCTAAGATCATCAAAAAAGCATGCGACGCAGTTCTTTCCAGATTGGGAGTAAATGACCCTCTATTAGATATCGCTAAAGAATTAGAAGAAGCGGCACTTAAAGATTCTTACTTCGTAGAAAGAAAACTGTATCCGAACGTGGACTTCTATAGCGGTATCATCTACCGTGCACTTGGAATTCCTGTGAACATGTTTACAGTAATGTTTGCGATGGGACGTCTTCCTGGTTGGATCGCTCAATGGAAAGAAATGATAGAATCTCCTGATATGAAAATCGGAAGACCTCGTCAGATCTACACCGGCGCAACTGACACTTCTTACGACAGCGCTAAGAAAAAGTAA
- a CDS encoding PdxA family dehydrogenase: MIPILITEGDPCGIGPEILQMSREKLNIFSQQRQILLISSNSSLSYPGWQEIQDPFSISSPGLYLWRTSALSSSEQKSLVIGKPGSLSGKAAFASLEEVIRIQKKIGGDLITLPLSKEWVIKAGVKKFTGHTEYLAEVYKKKTYMLMAGKELNVLPLTTHVPLKKVPSYLKKIHISSFISAIRSAPISKGKIAFLGLNPHAGEGGKVGDEEKKILMPIISKMRKAGLDVTDPISADGAFSETSRAKYSLFLACYHDQGLIPFKMWEGKFGVNVTLGLDFIRVSPDHGTAFDIAGLGKADPESFLQCLEWVSGRVSAENDLRRSN, from the coding sequence TTGATTCCCATCCTTATCACAGAGGGAGACCCTTGTGGGATCGGGCCGGAAATTCTTCAAATGTCTAGGGAGAAGTTAAACATCTTCTCCCAACAAAGACAAATTTTACTCATCAGTTCTAATTCTTCCCTTTCTTATCCTGGTTGGCAGGAAATCCAAGATCCATTTTCAATATCTTCTCCCGGACTTTATCTTTGGAGAACATCTGCACTTTCTAGTTCCGAACAAAAATCCTTAGTGATCGGTAAACCCGGTTCTCTATCAGGAAAAGCTGCATTTGCAAGTTTGGAAGAAGTTATTCGCATCCAAAAAAAAATCGGCGGTGACTTAATTACACTTCCATTAAGTAAAGAATGGGTGATCAAAGCCGGGGTAAAAAAATTCACAGGTCATACCGAATATCTGGCGGAAGTTTATAAGAAAAAAACATATATGCTCATGGCCGGAAAAGAACTGAATGTTCTTCCTTTAACCACTCATGTTCCATTGAAGAAGGTACCTTCTTATTTAAAAAAAATCCATATATCCAGTTTCATTTCTGCCATTCGTTCTGCTCCTATCTCTAAAGGAAAAATTGCGTTCTTAGGTTTAAACCCTCATGCAGGAGAAGGTGGAAAGGTCGGGGATGAAGAGAAAAAGATCCTAATGCCGATCATTTCTAAAATGAGAAAGGCAGGGTTAGATGTTACGGATCCGATCTCCGCAGACGGTGCGTTCAGCGAAACTTCCAGGGCAAAATACTCTTTGTTTTTGGCATGTTATCATGACCAAGGGCTGATCCCATTCAAGATGTGGGAGGGAAAATTCGGAGTCAATGTAACTTTGGGACTGGATTTTATCCGGGTTTCTCCGGATCATGGGACTGCTTTTGATATCGCAGGTCTCGGAAAAGCGGATCCGGAGAGTTTTCTGCAATGTTTAGAGTGGGTGTCCGGGCGGGTTTCTGCCGAAAATGATCTTAGGAGATCTAATTGA
- a CDS encoding lytic transglycosylase domain-containing protein, whose protein sequence is MKKTILGLLPFLVVGSLFADDDLKYLVKSYSLEKIRRIFRERSPSKESEVYALVRFHETHPDGDEGNKFRYLVSLLKGRLVVGVTKDELHSLIKNPLPPMNAVSKMSFWKLYEEMVKRKSLSSSELISYLKKLPPEYDPIYKNVIGEILRIHYENGEFKEAKDYAESFSEKDKKEYFGAMAYYRYAKALYKFGEVQKGENLLYALAEDANVPSYVKKDIYTDLRTWKGESFYKQIPLEKGVLFLPFLDASDKKTFISSHQYFSSIVFERPESWKAAARGLVGYYPERLSSLFSRHKYYAEYFPEFTAAMSVELSNQNLAKSGLDLLEKTNLSSSESVEYAYARAYKRLGERDKYFNGLLSSLEKNPYNLIRQDELIDLLVGDHSNFLEESYWKEALKRIPNLPVKGRLVYWYLRSLKSKGKQDELLSWLRSYYKFIPGSYYTRVIREEFATEISSIQKPDSPLRNKDTLFEYLSLTAGDPKYSDKIIGRDLEFAYFPDSFSLDVRIDSAHSKVRGNTLLQNAKEYLDIGEMAYASSLVDKFVLQTGTSEEEKDEIFAALGEVTGNQYLTVFHTRNLMKRRRIPDDVILLPSKLASRIYPRPHRDIVSHYSQSFGIEEDIVYAVMRQESFFKENAVSSSNARGLMQIMGPTGKGLAQGLGLGPYSLFDPEISIQMGAKFLKYLLSSNENDLKWASIAYNGGPGNLRKWKRNHYHGDFNHFLEELPLKEPRDYCRIVTSNYYNYQSLRQYKNR, encoded by the coding sequence ATGAAAAAAACGATTCTGGGGTTACTCCCGTTTCTAGTTGTCGGCAGTCTTTTTGCGGACGACGACCTAAAATACTTGGTCAAATCCTATAGTTTAGAAAAAATACGTAGGATTTTCAGGGAAAGATCCCCTTCCAAAGAATCCGAGGTTTATGCTCTAGTTCGTTTCCATGAAACACATCCTGACGGGGACGAGGGCAATAAATTCAGATATCTAGTCTCTCTTTTAAAGGGGAGACTCGTAGTTGGTGTAACCAAGGACGAACTTCATAGTCTGATCAAGAATCCACTCCCTCCTATGAATGCGGTCTCCAAAATGAGTTTTTGGAAATTGTATGAGGAAATGGTAAAAAGAAAAAGTTTATCTTCCTCCGAACTTATTTCTTATCTCAAAAAACTCCCTCCCGAGTATGATCCTATTTATAAAAATGTTATTGGGGAAATTCTCCGCATCCATTATGAAAATGGAGAATTTAAAGAAGCCAAAGATTACGCCGAAAGTTTTTCCGAAAAAGATAAAAAAGAATATTTCGGAGCCATGGCTTATTACAGATACGCCAAGGCATTATACAAATTCGGAGAAGTACAGAAGGGAGAAAATCTTTTATACGCTCTCGCAGAAGATGCAAACGTTCCTTCTTACGTTAAAAAAGATATTTATACCGATTTAAGGACTTGGAAGGGAGAATCCTTTTATAAACAGATCCCTTTGGAAAAAGGAGTACTATTCCTTCCTTTTTTGGATGCGAGTGATAAAAAAACTTTTATATCCTCCCATCAATATTTCAGCTCTATCGTTTTCGAAAGGCCGGAAAGTTGGAAGGCTGCAGCGAGAGGTTTAGTCGGGTATTATCCGGAGAGACTTTCTTCTCTTTTTTCCAGACATAAATATTATGCGGAATATTTTCCTGAGTTTACTGCGGCAATGTCTGTGGAACTTTCCAATCAAAACCTTGCAAAATCGGGTTTGGATCTATTAGAAAAGACGAATCTTTCTTCTTCCGAGTCCGTGGAATACGCTTATGCAAGGGCTTATAAACGGTTGGGAGAAAGGGATAAATATTTTAACGGACTTCTATCTTCTCTCGAAAAAAATCCGTATAATCTGATCCGACAAGATGAACTGATCGATCTTTTGGTAGGTGACCATTCTAATTTTTTAGAAGAGTCGTATTGGAAAGAGGCTTTAAAAAGGATCCCCAATCTTCCCGTAAAAGGTAGATTGGTGTATTGGTATTTGAGAAGTTTAAAATCCAAAGGAAAACAGGATGAACTTCTTTCTTGGTTAAGATCTTATTATAAATTCATTCCAGGTTCTTATTATACCAGAGTTATACGAGAAGAATTTGCGACCGAGATTTCTTCTATCCAAAAACCGGACAGTCCTCTTCGAAACAAGGATACATTATTCGAATATCTTTCACTAACTGCCGGTGATCCAAAATATTCGGATAAGATCATTGGAAGAGATCTGGAATTTGCATATTTTCCGGATTCTTTTTCCCTGGATGTCCGGATCGATTCCGCTCATAGCAAGGTAAGAGGAAATACTCTATTACAAAACGCTAAAGAATATTTAGATATCGGAGAAATGGCATATGCTAGTTCTCTGGTAGACAAATTCGTTTTACAAACAGGAACGTCCGAAGAGGAAAAAGACGAAATTTTTGCCGCACTTGGAGAAGTTACCGGCAATCAATATCTTACGGTATTTCATACAAGAAATCTAATGAAAAGAAGAAGGATCCCTGACGATGTGATCCTTCTTCCCTCCAAACTAGCTTCTAGGATCTATCCAAGACCTCATAGGGATATAGTTTCTCATTATTCCCAATCTTTCGGGATCGAAGAAGATATTGTCTATGCTGTGATGAGACAGGAGTCCTTTTTTAAGGAGAATGCCGTATCTTCTTCCAATGCGAGAGGTCTTATGCAGATTATGGGACCTACGGGGAAAGGGTTAGCCCAAGGTTTAGGCCTCGGTCCTTATTCTCTTTTTGATCCGGAAATTTCTATCCAAATGGGTGCAAAATTCCTAAAATACCTTCTCTCTTCTAATGAAAACGATTTGAAATGGGCCTCAATCGCTTATAACGGAGGACCAGGAAATCTCAGAAAATGGAAACGAAATCATTATCACGGAGATTTTAATCATTTTTTGGAAGAACTTCCTCTAAAAGAACCCCGTGATTATTGCAGGATCGTAACGTCGAACTATTATAATTACCAAAGTTTAAGGCAGTACAAAAACCGCTGA
- a CDS encoding bactofilin family protein, with product MALVKNSSEVTNSTIGENSYFNGKFFINGSLKIDGKFEGKSLQAEQLYIGASGKVRTNITAASVIIEGIVIGNITARNRVMLLPTSRILGDIRTPELIIQNGVVLEGRCIISSDLKHSNKDHIELEYAKDSLTLERLFGKQTAAKEA from the coding sequence ATGGCACTTGTTAAGAACTCCTCCGAAGTTACAAACTCCACAATCGGCGAAAATTCCTACTTTAACGGAAAATTCTTCATCAATGGATCCTTAAAGATTGATGGAAAGTTCGAAGGAAAATCTCTTCAAGCGGAACAATTGTATATCGGAGCTTCCGGTAAGGTTCGCACAAACATCACTGCAGCCAGCGTCATTATAGAAGGTATCGTAATCGGAAATATCACCGCTCGTAACAGAGTGATGCTTCTTCCTACTTCCAGAATTTTGGGAGATATCCGCACACCGGAATTGATCATCCAAAACGGAGTAGTGCTCGAAGGACGTTGTATCATTTCCAGCGACCTGAAACATTCCAATAAAGATCATATCGAATTGGAATACGCTAAGGATTCCTTAACCTTAGAAAGACTTTTCGGTAAACAAACAGCAGCTAAGGAAGCTTAA
- a CDS encoding TrmH family RNA methyltransferase codes for MKKNVLEISSFSNEKLKYISGLKDKKNREKSGTFFIEGFREIQRAQVSGKVKFEYLLTCPACYLGENEEDLVSSIDAKTILVPKQIFEKISYRDRPDGLIATAELPDFSLSSKTKLSNDPVLVIEGVEKPGNLGTILRTAEGAGFHKVFVADPRLDLFNPNVIRSSTGTLFTLDVFQSDIKELYPILQNAGYKTFAVTPEAKSLYWDANLKGKVALVFGSEQYGLSEYARSQSDQYISLPMKGVADSLNLAMSAGILMYEVLRQKSQIDI; via the coding sequence TTGAAGAAGAACGTATTGGAAATCAGCAGCTTTTCCAATGAAAAGTTGAAATATATCTCAGGATTAAAAGACAAAAAGAACAGAGAAAAATCAGGCACATTCTTCATCGAAGGTTTTAGAGAGATCCAAAGAGCACAAGTTTCAGGCAAAGTAAAATTCGAATATCTACTCACCTGCCCCGCTTGTTACTTAGGAGAAAATGAAGAAGATCTTGTATCGTCCATCGATGCAAAAACGATCCTCGTTCCAAAACAAATTTTTGAAAAGATCTCTTATAGAGATAGACCGGATGGTTTAATTGCAACTGCAGAATTGCCGGACTTCTCCCTATCTTCTAAAACAAAACTTTCAAACGATCCTGTACTCGTAATTGAAGGTGTGGAAAAACCGGGAAACTTAGGCACCATCTTAAGAACCGCAGAAGGTGCTGGATTTCATAAGGTATTCGTTGCGGATCCAAGGTTGGATCTATTCAATCCAAACGTTATTCGATCTTCTACAGGAACATTATTCACACTGGATGTTTTTCAGTCCGATATCAAAGAACTATATCCCATACTACAAAATGCAGGATACAAAACATTTGCAGTAACTCCCGAAGCTAAGTCACTTTACTGGGACGCAAATCTGAAAGGAAAGGTAGCGCTTGTTTTCGGAAGCGAGCAGTACGGACTAAGCGAGTATGCAAGATCCCAAAGCGATCAATATATTTCCCTTCCCATGAAGGGAGTGGCGGACAGTTTAAATCTCGCGATGTCTGCCGGAATTTTAATGTACGAAGTCCTCCGACAGAAATCTCAGATTGACATTTAG
- a CDS encoding ribonucleoside-diphosphate reductase subunit alpha: MFVIKRNSKKESVKFDKITARIERLSYSLNPLVDVTTVAKRVIEGIYDGVSTTELDNLAAEIAASFTVKHPDYAILASRIAVSNLHKNTTKSFSETMRLLSEYTDPISGKKTPLIAEDVMRIIDKNSDLLDSSIVYDRDFGFDYFGFKTLEKSYLLRMSGRVVERPQHMYMRVSIGIHKDDIESAIKTYNYMSERWFTHATPTLFNAGTPKPQMSSCFLLQIKEDSIEGIYETVKQTAKISQSAGGIGLSIHKVRATGSYIGGTNGTSNGIVPMLRVFNDTARYVDQGGGKRKGAFAIYLEPWHADIQSFLDLRKNHGKEELRARDLFYGLWIPDLFMKRVEQNESWSLFCPDEAPGLHECWGKEFEELYERYEKEGRAKKSIPAQELWFSIMDSQIETGTPYLLYKDSANSKSNQQNLGTIQSSNLCTEIIEYTSPDEIAVCNLASIALPRFVADNSFDFDKLYEISYHAAKNLNRIIDRNYYPIPEAEKSNLRHRPIGLGIQGLADAFILLRLPFESEEARKLNRDIFETIYFAAMTASKDLAKEFGPYETFAGSPLSQGKFQFDLWGVNPGERYDWESLREEIKTHGVRNSLLLAPMPTASTSQVFGNNECFEPYTSNIYVRRVLSGEFIVVNKYLLKDLVKLGIWNESMKNKIIKANGSVQNIQEIPNDIKEIYKTVWEIKQRSLIDMAADRGPFICQSQSLNLFLDSPNHSKLTSMHFYSWKKGLKTGMYYLRTQAAAQAVQFTVSENVEERSPIQAQEKLPVSEKIPVSVAAQGLETLPEPEFLTGASCSMEEGCITCSS, translated from the coding sequence ATGTTTGTAATCAAAAGAAACAGCAAAAAAGAAAGCGTCAAATTCGATAAAATCACTGCGAGAATAGAAAGACTAAGTTATAGCCTGAATCCTCTTGTTGATGTGACCACAGTCGCAAAACGTGTGATCGAAGGAATTTACGACGGAGTCAGCACAACAGAATTGGACAATTTAGCTGCGGAGATCGCTGCTTCCTTTACAGTAAAACATCCGGATTATGCAATCTTAGCTTCCAGGATAGCAGTCAGTAATCTTCATAAAAATACGACTAAATCCTTTTCCGAAACAATGAGACTTCTTAGCGAATATACCGATCCAATCTCCGGCAAAAAGACCCCTTTGATCGCGGAAGATGTAATGCGTATTATCGACAAAAATTCTGACTTATTAGATAGCTCGATCGTATACGACAGAGATTTTGGGTTCGATTATTTCGGATTCAAAACTTTAGAAAAATCTTATTTACTTAGAATGTCAGGTAGAGTTGTAGAGAGACCTCAACATATGTACATGAGAGTTTCGATCGGAATCCATAAGGATGATATTGAATCCGCAATCAAAACATATAATTATATGAGCGAACGTTGGTTTACCCATGCAACTCCTACTCTATTCAATGCAGGCACTCCAAAACCTCAGATGTCTTCTTGTTTTCTACTTCAGATCAAGGAAGATAGTATTGAAGGAATTTACGAGACAGTAAAACAAACAGCGAAAATCTCTCAAAGTGCTGGAGGAATCGGTCTTTCCATTCATAAGGTTAGAGCCACGGGAAGTTATATCGGAGGCACAAACGGAACAAGCAACGGAATCGTTCCTATGCTTCGCGTTTTCAACGATACTGCAAGATATGTGGATCAAGGAGGAGGCAAACGAAAAGGAGCATTCGCTATTTATTTGGAACCTTGGCATGCAGATATTCAATCTTTCCTAGATCTCAGAAAGAATCATGGAAAAGAGGAACTCAGAGCAAGAGACTTATTCTATGGATTATGGATTCCCGATTTATTCATGAAGCGAGTAGAGCAAAATGAAAGTTGGAGCCTATTTTGTCCGGACGAAGCACCTGGACTTCATGAATGTTGGGGAAAGGAATTCGAAGAATTATACGAAAGATACGAAAAAGAAGGAAGAGCGAAAAAGTCAATCCCTGCGCAAGAACTTTGGTTCAGTATTATGGATTCACAAATAGAAACTGGGACTCCGTACTTGCTCTATAAAGATTCAGCAAATTCTAAAAGTAATCAACAAAATTTAGGGACGATCCAATCCAGTAATCTATGCACAGAAATTATAGAATACACTTCACCGGACGAAATAGCAGTTTGTAATTTAGCTTCTATCGCTTTACCTAGATTTGTAGCTGATAATAGCTTCGATTTCGATAAGTTATACGAAATCTCATATCATGCCGCTAAAAACCTAAATCGGATTATAGATCGAAACTATTATCCCATCCCGGAAGCTGAAAAATCAAATCTTAGACATAGACCAATCGGATTGGGAATACAAGGACTTGCGGACGCATTCATTCTTTTACGCCTTCCTTTCGAAAGCGAAGAAGCTCGAAAATTAAATCGTGATATATTCGAGACCATTTACTTTGCCGCGATGACCGCAAGTAAGGATTTGGCAAAAGAATTCGGACCATATGAAACGTTTGCTGGATCTCCTTTATCGCAGGGAAAATTCCAATTCGACCTATGGGGAGTCAATCCAGGAGAACGTTACGATTGGGAAAGTTTGCGAGAAGAGATAAAGACTCACGGAGTAAGAAATTCCTTACTACTTGCTCCCATGCCTACTGCGTCCACTTCCCAAGTATTCGGAAACAACGAATGTTTCGAGCCTTACACTTCAAATATATATGTTAGAAGAGTATTAAGTGGAGAATTTATCGTCGTGAACAAATATCTTCTGAAAGATCTTGTAAAGCTCGGAATTTGGAACGAAAGTATGAAGAATAAGATCATAAAAGCAAATGGTTCTGTCCAAAACATCCAAGAAATTCCGAATGATATTAAGGAAATTTACAAAACAGTTTGGGAGATTAAACAAAGATCGTTGATCGACATGGCAGCAGACCGAGGGCCGTTCATATGCCAATCTCAATCTTTAAATCTATTCCTTGATTCTCCAAATCATTCCAAACTTACCTCCATGCATTTTTATTCATGGAAAAAAGGTTTAAAGACAGGAATGTATTATCTTCGAACACAAGCCGCCGCACAAGCAGTACAATTTACAGTTTCAGAAAATGTAGAAGAGCGTTCTCCGATACAGGCTCAGGAGAAACTACCCGTTTCGGAAAAAATCCCTGTATCCGTTGCTGCTCAAGGTTTAGAAACTCTACCAGAGCCAGAGTTTCTTACCGGGGCTAGTTGCTCTATGGAAGAAGGTTGTATTACTTGTAGTTCTTAA
- a CDS encoding class I SAM-dependent methyltransferase: MSINKNTYQLIDSGNFKKLEQVGPYKVIRPSPVAAWPPTQASLWKDADGEYHRSDKGGGNWSWKGSSGSRPDSEDEFLIQIPPLTVKIRFTPFGHLGIFPEQLSNWDRIRNVSSQLAGQGEVLNLFAYSGLSTLSVLAGGLDACHLDSSKGMVEWARENAQVSGLAGKKVRWIIEDVLKFLNREIRREKKYIGFILDPPTFGRGASGEVFKIEKDLPEMMDLLMQLCNNKPEFVFLTCHSTGFSPLALRRILEGRIKTPGNYLTEELSISETTGRLHPAGSNCVFYSNRVKL, encoded by the coding sequence ATGAGCATAAATAAAAATACATACCAACTCATCGATTCCGGGAATTTCAAAAAATTAGAACAAGTGGGTCCTTATAAAGTGATCCGTCCTTCTCCAGTTGCTGCCTGGCCACCTACCCAAGCTTCTCTTTGGAAAGATGCCGACGGAGAATATCATAGAAGCGATAAGGGCGGAGGAAATTGGAGTTGGAAAGGCTCAAGCGGTTCTAGGCCGGATTCAGAAGATGAGTTCCTGATCCAAATCCCCCCTTTAACAGTTAAGATTCGTTTTACTCCTTTCGGACATCTTGGGATTTTTCCGGAACAATTGAGCAATTGGGATCGTATCCGAAATGTTTCTTCTCAACTTGCAGGACAGGGAGAAGTTTTAAATTTATTCGCTTACTCCGGGCTTTCCACCTTATCCGTATTAGCCGGTGGATTGGATGCTTGTCATTTAGATTCTTCCAAAGGAATGGTAGAATGGGCCAGAGAGAATGCACAAGTTTCCGGTTTAGCGGGCAAAAAAGTACGTTGGATCATAGAAGATGTATTAAAATTCCTGAATAGAGAGATCAGAAGAGAAAAAAAATATATAGGTTTTATCTTAGATCCTCCTACTTTCGGACGAGGTGCCAGCGGAGAAGTTTTTAAAATAGAAAAAGATCTACCGGAGATGATGGATCTACTCATGCAACTCTGTAATAATAAACCTGAGTTCGTATTTTTAACCTGCCATTCTACCGGTTTTAGCCCTCTTGCACTCAGAAGAATTTTGGAAGGTAGAATTAAAACTCCAGGTAACTATCTAACGGAAGAACTCTCCATCTCGGAAACCACTGGAAGATTACATCCCGCCGGTTCCAATTGTGTATTTTATTCTAATAGAGTAAAACTTTGA
- a CDS encoding GNAT family N-acetyltransferase — translation MNLHLWICYFSQIQMKKLVLHAISQAREEGFHTLEIGTGNAGIGQLGLYQKCGFRITGIDFDFFTKNYPEPIYENGIHCRDMIRLSLDL, via the coding sequence ATGAATCTCCACCTATGGATCTGCTACTTCTCGCAGATCCAAATGAAAAAATTGGTGCTCCATGCGATTTCCCAGGCAAGAGAAGAAGGTTTTCATACCCTCGAAATTGGGACAGGGAACGCTGGAATCGGCCAATTAGGTTTATACCAAAAATGTGGGTTTCGAATTACTGGGATCGATTTCGATTTTTTTACCAAAAATTATCCGGAACCAATCTACGAGAACGGGATCCACTGCCGGGACATGATCCGATTGAGTCTGGATCTGTAA
- a CDS encoding class I SAM-dependent rRNA methyltransferase, with translation MSNFNLANRFRRYQLNKTTESVLNSGHPWILNGKLSTAISAFQDGDWMRLVSGTNETLGFGIYSSSGPIGIRIIQRGNDFSLPQLKQTIEKVLELRKPLRTKTNAYRLLHGENDLIPGVTVDRYGSTWVVQTYSNSLRTFSRLVVRLLYSAATNSEEPIPKQIVWISPQRIGSEKSLPVRFLRGKKEIPYEEGIFLNQVQWKTKIPGQKGGFFLDVRNLRQYILEKPELARDKDCLHLFSHTGLTSVCLEEVGAKSVLSTDGAKEALEEFVSHILPENEILNFEKKNTILTKGKHHLVRADLFQDWGFLEDRKFSLIVLDPPNLTPNQASIPAGKKAYRSLISKALSHLEPGGDLILLSCSGRILESEFEKIGRETLANKGWKYKDLFKLRPEPDHPTRKEFPEGKYFKVHIYKKCEPLDQ, from the coding sequence TTGTCCAATTTCAACTTAGCGAATCGTTTTCGCCGTTACCAACTCAACAAAACAACCGAGTCCGTGCTGAACTCGGGACATCCTTGGATCTTAAACGGAAAATTATCCACTGCGATCTCCGCATTCCAAGACGGAGATTGGATGAGGCTTGTTTCCGGAACTAATGAAACATTAGGATTCGGGATCTATTCTTCTTCCGGGCCGATCGGAATACGTATCATCCAAAGAGGAAATGATTTCTCACTTCCCCAACTAAAACAAACGATAGAGAAAGTTTTAGAACTTAGAAAACCACTCCGAACAAAAACAAATGCGTATAGACTTTTGCATGGAGAGAATGATCTCATCCCAGGAGTCACAGTGGACAGGTACGGATCTACTTGGGTAGTCCAAACCTATTCTAATTCATTAAGAACATTTTCCAGATTAGTAGTCCGACTTCTATACTCCGCTGCCACTAATTCGGAAGAACCGATTCCAAAACAAATCGTATGGATCTCTCCCCAAAGAATTGGCTCCGAAAAATCTTTGCCTGTTCGTTTCTTAAGAGGCAAAAAAGAAATTCCTTATGAAGAAGGAATTTTTCTAAACCAAGTCCAATGGAAAACTAAGATCCCAGGCCAGAAAGGCGGATTCTTTTTAGATGTACGAAATCTTCGCCAATATATATTAGAAAAACCGGAATTAGCACGCGACAAAGATTGCCTGCATCTATTTTCACATACAGGCTTAACTTCAGTATGTTTAGAAGAAGTAGGAGCAAAATCTGTCTTATCCACTGATGGGGCTAAAGAAGCTCTCGAAGAATTTGTATCTCATATTTTGCCGGAGAATGAGATCTTAAATTTCGAAAAGAAGAATACGATCCTCACAAAGGGTAAACATCATCTCGTCCGAGCGGATCTATTCCAAGACTGGGGATTTTTAGAAGATAGAAAATTTTCTTTAATAGTTTTAGATCCCCCCAATCTGACCCCAAACCAAGCCTCGATTCCCGCAGGTAAAAAGGCATATCGTAGTCTAATTTCTAAGGCGCTCTCCCATTTGGAACCTGGAGGAGATCTGATCTTACTATCTTGTTCCGGAAGAATCCTAGAGTCCGAATTCGAAAAGATTGGCCGAGAAACATTGGCAAACAAAGGATGGAAGTATAAGGATCTTTTCAAATTAAGACCGGAACCGGATCATCCTACACGTAAGGAATTTCCGGAGGGAAAATACTTCAAGGTGCATATCTATAAAAAATGCGAGCCCTTGGATCAATAA